One Methylobacterium sp. AMS5 genomic region harbors:
- a CDS encoding carbon monoxide dehydrogenase subunit G gives MDITGEYRIAAPRAAVWAALNDPEVLARCIPGCKELTQASPEELAAKVALKVGPVSATFAGTVRFEDIRAPEGYTLVGQGNGGMAGFAKGRAVVSLREEGAETVLAYEAKAEIGGKIASLGGRLIQGTSRKLADQFFGTFAAELGAPATASEAVVATP, from the coding sequence ATGGATATCACAGGCGAGTACCGCATCGCGGCGCCGCGCGCGGCCGTCTGGGCCGCCCTGAACGACCCGGAGGTGCTCGCCCGCTGCATCCCCGGCTGCAAGGAGCTGACGCAGGCCTCGCCCGAGGAGTTGGCCGCCAAGGTCGCCCTGAAGGTCGGCCCGGTCTCGGCGACCTTCGCCGGCACCGTGCGGTTCGAGGACATCCGCGCCCCGGAGGGCTACACCCTGGTCGGCCAGGGCAACGGCGGCATGGCGGGCTTCGCCAAGGGCCGCGCCGTCGTCTCGCTCCGCGAGGAGGGCGCGGAAACCGTGCTGGCCTACGAGGCCAAGGCCGAGATCGGCGGCAAGATCGCCTCGCTCGGCGGACGCCTGATCCAGGGAACTTCGCGCAAGCTCGCCGACCAGTTCTTCGGCACCTTCGCCGCCGAACTCGGAGCGCCCGCGACCGCTTCCGAAGCGGTCGTCGCCACGCCCTGA
- a CDS encoding CoA-acylating methylmalonate-semialdehyde dehydrogenase gives MPQAIPHFIDGARVPGRSGRTAPVYNPATGEETGAVALASGDEVEAAVASAKAAFPAWAATPPLRRARILNAFLRIAEDRIDELAALITAEHGKVLSDAKGEIQRGLEVVEFATAAPQLLKGEVTENVGTRVDSHSLRQPLGVVAGITPFNFPVMVPMWMFPVALACGNCFVLKPSERDPSPALLVAAWLKEAGLPDGVFNVVHGDKAAVDALLHHPDIAAVSFVGSTPIARYIYATATAQGKRAQCLGGAKNHMIIMPDADLDQAVDALMGAAYGSAGERCMAISVAVPVGERTADALIERLIPKVRALKVGPGTDPDSEMGPLVTRQHYEKVRGYIDRGVAEGAELLVDGRDLKLQGYEAGYFVGGSLFDRVTPDMTIYKEEIFGPVLAVTRAPDYATAARLINAHEFGNGTAIFTRDGDAAREFAHAIEVGMVGINVPIPVPMAFHSFGGWKASLFGDHHMHGPEGVRFYTRLKTITTRWPTGIRAGADFVMPTMQ, from the coding sequence ATGCCTCAAGCGATTCCGCACTTCATCGACGGCGCACGCGTGCCGGGCCGTTCGGGGCGCACCGCGCCGGTCTACAACCCGGCCACCGGCGAGGAGACCGGCGCGGTGGCGCTGGCGAGCGGCGACGAGGTCGAGGCCGCGGTGGCGTCGGCCAAGGCCGCCTTCCCGGCCTGGGCTGCCACGCCGCCCCTGCGCCGCGCCCGCATCCTCAACGCCTTCCTGCGGATCGCCGAGGACCGCATCGACGAGCTCGCCGCCCTCATCACCGCCGAGCACGGCAAGGTGCTCTCGGACGCCAAGGGCGAGATCCAGCGCGGGCTCGAGGTGGTGGAGTTCGCGACCGCCGCGCCGCAACTCCTCAAGGGCGAGGTGACGGAGAACGTCGGCACCCGCGTCGACAGCCACTCCCTGCGCCAGCCGCTCGGCGTGGTCGCCGGCATCACGCCGTTCAACTTCCCCGTCATGGTGCCGATGTGGATGTTTCCCGTGGCGCTCGCCTGCGGCAACTGCTTCGTCCTGAAGCCTTCCGAGCGCGACCCGTCCCCCGCCCTGCTGGTGGCCGCCTGGCTCAAGGAGGCGGGCCTGCCCGACGGCGTGTTCAACGTGGTCCACGGCGACAAGGCGGCGGTGGACGCCCTCCTGCACCATCCCGACATCGCCGCCGTCAGCTTCGTCGGCTCGACCCCGATCGCCCGCTACATCTACGCCACGGCCACCGCCCAGGGTAAGCGCGCCCAGTGCCTCGGCGGCGCCAAGAACCACATGATCATCATGCCCGACGCCGACCTCGACCAGGCGGTGGACGCCCTGATGGGCGCGGCCTACGGCTCGGCCGGCGAGCGCTGCATGGCGATCTCGGTGGCGGTGCCGGTGGGCGAGCGGACCGCCGACGCGCTGATCGAGCGGCTGATCCCGAAGGTGCGCGCCCTCAAGGTCGGCCCCGGCACCGACCCGGACTCCGAGATGGGTCCGCTGGTGACACGCCAGCACTACGAGAAGGTGCGCGGCTACATCGACCGGGGCGTGGCCGAGGGCGCCGAACTCCTGGTCGACGGGCGCGACCTCAAGCTCCAGGGTTACGAGGCGGGCTACTTCGTCGGCGGCTCGCTGTTCGACCGGGTGACGCCCGACATGACGATCTACAAGGAGGAGATCTTCGGCCCCGTCCTCGCCGTCACCCGGGCACCCGACTACGCCACCGCCGCGCGCCTCATCAACGCGCACGAGTTCGGCAACGGCACCGCGATCTTCACCCGCGACGGCGACGCGGCGCGCGAATTCGCCCATGCGATCGAGGTCGGCATGGTCGGCATCAACGTGCCGATCCCGGTGCCGATGGCCTTCCACTCCTTCGGCGGCTGGAAGGCCTCGCTCTTCGGCGACCACCACATGCACGGGCCGGAGGGCGTGCGCTTCTACACGCGCCTCAAGACCATCACGACCCGCTGGCCGACCGGCATCCGCGCCGGCGCCGACTTCGTCATGCCGACGATGCAGTAA
- a CDS encoding ABC transporter ATP-binding protein, which translates to MLEIDRLDAWYGPSHVLHGLSLKVRPGEILALVGRNGAGKTTTMKAVMGLIPKVAGSVRFLGEDLLGRPAHARFPRGLAYVPEDRRIVPGLTVRENLKLGLLRAPASIKEGPAIAEIAETFPRLAERLDQTAVTMSGGEQQMLAIARAMIARPKLILLDEPSEGIMPVLVEEMGRLFVALRERGVTLLLVEQNVEWALNLADRAVIIDQGAVVHESSAAALRADTAIQDRYCAV; encoded by the coding sequence ATGCTTGAGATCGATCGCCTCGACGCGTGGTACGGCCCGAGTCACGTGTTGCACGGCCTCTCCCTCAAGGTGCGACCCGGCGAGATCCTGGCACTGGTCGGCCGCAACGGCGCGGGCAAGACCACGACCATGAAGGCCGTGATGGGCCTGATCCCGAAGGTCGCCGGCTCCGTCCGCTTCCTCGGGGAGGATCTGCTCGGGCGCCCGGCCCATGCCCGCTTTCCGCGGGGTCTGGCCTACGTGCCCGAGGACCGGCGCATCGTGCCCGGCCTCACCGTGCGCGAGAACCTGAAGCTCGGTCTGCTGCGCGCCCCGGCCTCCATCAAGGAGGGACCGGCCATCGCCGAGATCGCCGAGACCTTCCCGCGCCTCGCCGAGCGGCTCGACCAGACGGCGGTGACGATGTCCGGCGGCGAGCAGCAGATGCTCGCCATTGCCCGCGCGATGATCGCGCGCCCCAAGCTGATCCTGCTCGACGAACCCTCGGAGGGCATCATGCCGGTGCTGGTCGAGGAGATGGGCCGGCTGTTCGTCGCCTTGCGCGAACGCGGGGTGACGCTGCTCCTCGTCGAGCAGAACGTCGAGTGGGCCCTCAACCTCGCCGACCGCGCCGTGATCATCGACCAGGGCGCGGTCGTGCACGAGAGCTCAGCCGCGGCCCTGCGCGCCGATACCGCGATTCAGGATCGCTACTGCGCGGTCTGA
- a CDS encoding ABC transporter ATP-binding protein — MNPVSNPILEVENLGRRFGAFTALEGVSAAFGEGRITAIIGPNGAGKSTFFNLLSGALKPTSGSLRFSGRDMGRVPQARFAHLGIARSYQITNLFPRLTAHENVRTAIQARTRRYDFWSRRDALTGLGMRADEILDAVGLSGRRDRPAASLAHGEQRALEIGIALAADPKLLLLDEPTAGMGPEETKEMVALLRRLGESRTILLVEHKMKMILGLSERILVLHHGRLIADGTPSEIQADRDVRRVYLGQSGGYGHA; from the coding sequence ATGAACCCGGTCTCGAATCCCATCCTCGAAGTCGAGAACCTCGGCCGCCGCTTCGGTGCCTTCACCGCCCTCGAAGGGGTCTCGGCCGCCTTCGGCGAGGGGCGCATCACCGCCATCATCGGCCCGAACGGGGCGGGCAAGAGCACGTTCTTCAACCTGCTCTCCGGTGCCCTCAAGCCGACGAGCGGGAGCCTGCGCTTCTCCGGCCGCGACATGGGCCGCGTGCCCCAGGCGCGCTTTGCCCATCTCGGCATCGCCCGCTCCTACCAGATCACCAACCTGTTCCCGCGCCTGACCGCCCACGAGAACGTGCGCACGGCGATCCAGGCCCGCACCCGCCGCTACGATTTCTGGAGCCGGCGCGACGCGCTCACCGGCCTCGGCATGCGCGCCGACGAGATCCTCGACGCGGTCGGCCTCTCAGGCCGCCGCGACCGGCCCGCCGCCTCGCTCGCCCACGGCGAGCAGCGGGCGCTGGAGATCGGCATCGCGCTCGCCGCCGACCCGAAGCTGCTGCTGCTCGACGAGCCCACCGCCGGGATGGGACCGGAAGAGACCAAGGAGATGGTCGCGCTGCTGCGGCGCTTAGGGGAGAGCCGCACCATCCTGCTGGTCGAGCACAAGATGAAGATGATCCTCGGCCTGTCCGAGCGGATCCTCGTGCTGCATCACGGCCGGCTCATCGCCGACGGGACGCCGTCCGAGATCCAGGCCGACCGGGACGTACGCCGGGTCTATCTCGGCCAGAGCGGCGGGTACGGCCATGCTTGA
- a CDS encoding branched-chain amino acid ABC transporter permease has product MNPEFFDLELIAMQLFSGVALGAVFVMLALGLSIIFGMLGIVNFAHGHVFMVGAYAGVFVMERTGSFWAALLFGPLMVGALGLVIERFLIRPLAGRSPDDPLLLTFGLGYVLVEGVRILFGSDGLPFATPEELSGVADLGIGFFPIYRLFVVGVVALVLVALWYGLERTRLGLIVRAGARDPEILRVLGIDIQRLWMWVFGLGIALAALGGVLAAPMRSVNPEMGTVVLGEAFAVTVIGGMGSLMGSVVAGLLVGIVVSMTALFAPEMASIAMFAFMALVLLVRPQGLFGKPGLGV; this is encoded by the coding sequence ATGAATCCGGAGTTCTTCGACCTCGAACTGATCGCCATGCAGCTCTTCTCGGGCGTGGCGCTCGGCGCCGTGTTCGTGATGCTGGCGCTCGGCCTGTCGATCATCTTCGGCATGCTCGGCATCGTGAACTTCGCCCACGGCCACGTCTTCATGGTCGGCGCCTATGCCGGCGTGTTCGTGATGGAGCGCACCGGCTCGTTCTGGGCGGCGCTGCTGTTCGGCCCGCTGATGGTCGGGGCGCTCGGCCTCGTGATCGAGCGCTTCCTGATCCGGCCGCTGGCCGGGCGCTCGCCCGACGATCCGCTGCTCCTCACCTTCGGCCTCGGCTACGTGCTGGTCGAGGGCGTGCGCATCCTGTTCGGCTCGGACGGGCTGCCCTTCGCCACGCCGGAGGAGCTGTCGGGCGTGGCCGATCTCGGCATCGGCTTCTTCCCGATCTACCGCCTGTTCGTGGTGGGCGTGGTCGCGCTGGTGCTCGTCGCCCTCTGGTACGGACTGGAGCGGACGCGGCTCGGACTGATCGTGCGGGCCGGCGCCCGCGATCCCGAGATCCTGCGGGTGCTCGGGATCGACATCCAGCGGCTGTGGATGTGGGTGTTCGGGCTGGGCATCGCGCTGGCCGCGCTCGGCGGCGTGCTCGCCGCGCCGATGCGTTCGGTCAATCCGGAGATGGGCACCGTGGTGCTGGGCGAGGCCTTCGCCGTCACGGTGATCGGCGGGATGGGCTCGCTGATGGGCTCGGTCGTGGCCGGGCTGCTCGTCGGCATCGTGGTCTCGATGACCGCGCTTTTCGCCCCCGAGATGGCGAGCATCGCGATGTTCGCCTTCATGGCGCTGGTTCTGCTGGTCCGGCCGCAGGGCCTATTCGGCAAGCCCGGCCTCGGCGTTTGA
- a CDS encoding branched-chain amino acid ABC transporter permease, translating into MQTLDQTVAEAPPTVPRRLPIALDGVSRWRAPLSILALLALPFLLPSQALAVNVLIYGLYAVGYNLLYGYTGLLSFGHAAFFGTGAYLTGIGIGAFGLHPLLAMALAVVAASGLALAIGTVSIRSRGIYFAMVTLALAQLVYYVALQASSWTGGENGLRGFTVSTIDLGIVSLDILNPLTKYLFVLAFVGAALGLISRILASPFGAVIEAIRENETRARACGFDVERTKLLAFVLSGLFCGLSGALSAIHLSIVPLDSLAYHTSGTAVVMTLVGGAGTFFGPFVGALTVLVLEDVLSLWTPHWQLALGSVFILFVLFLPRGLWGTALGRLTALRGRR; encoded by the coding sequence ATGCAGACCCTCGACCAGACCGTCGCCGAGGCACCGCCGACGGTGCCGCGACGCTTGCCGATCGCGCTCGACGGCGTCTCGCGCTGGCGCGCCCCGCTGTCGATCCTCGCGCTGCTGGCGCTGCCCTTCCTGCTTCCCTCGCAGGCGCTCGCCGTCAACGTGCTGATCTACGGGCTCTACGCCGTCGGCTACAACCTGCTCTACGGCTATACCGGCCTCCTCTCCTTCGGCCACGCCGCCTTCTTCGGCACGGGGGCCTACCTCACCGGGATCGGCATCGGCGCGTTCGGCCTGCACCCGCTGCTGGCGATGGCGCTGGCGGTCGTCGCCGCGAGCGGGCTGGCACTCGCCATCGGCACGGTGTCGATCCGCTCGCGCGGCATCTACTTCGCCATGGTGACGCTGGCGCTCGCCCAACTCGTCTACTACGTCGCGCTCCAGGCCTCCTCCTGGACCGGGGGCGAGAACGGGCTTCGCGGCTTCACGGTCTCGACCATCGACCTCGGGATCGTCTCTCTCGACATCCTGAACCCGCTGACGAAGTACCTCTTCGTGCTGGCCTTCGTCGGCGCGGCGCTCGGGCTGATCTCGCGCATCCTCGCCTCGCCCTTCGGCGCGGTGATCGAGGCGATCCGCGAGAACGAGACCCGGGCCCGCGCCTGCGGCTTCGACGTGGAGCGCACCAAGCTCCTCGCCTTCGTGCTGTCCGGCCTGTTCTGCGGCCTCTCCGGGGCGCTCTCGGCGATCCACCTCTCGATCGTGCCGTTGGACAGCCTCGCCTACCACACCTCCGGCACGGCGGTCGTGATGACGCTGGTGGGCGGCGCGGGCACCTTCTTCGGCCCCTTCGTCGGCGCCCTGACCGTGCTGGTGCTGGAGGACGTTCTGAGCCTCTGGACGCCGCACTGGCAGCTCGCGCTCGGCTCCGTCTTCATCCTGTTCGTGCTGTTCCTGCCCCGCGGCCTCTGGGGCACGGCACTGGGGCGGCTCACCGCCTTGCGGGGGCGCCGATGA